One genomic segment of Petrotoga sp. 9PW.55.5.1 includes these proteins:
- a CDS encoding sodium:proton antiporter: protein MIQYLFLALFFVGIYGLLSSKNLIKMLISLNILELGLNLFIISIGYIKGSEAPIITFESITSYVDPLPQALVLTAIVIGFGTTALGLAFIRKIYIDKNSLEMDEIRGGIDD from the coding sequence ATGATTCAATACTTATTTTTAGCTTTATTTTTTGTAGGTATATATGGTTTACTCTCATCAAAGAATTTGATTAAAATGCTTATTTCATTAAATATTCTTGAACTGGGTTTAAACCTTTTTATTATCTCTATTGGATATATAAAAGGCAGTGAAGCTCCAATAATTACATTTGAATCTATAACAAGTTACGTTGATCCTTTACCACAAGCATTAGTCTTAACAGCAATTGTTATAGGGTTTGGAACTACAGCACTAGGACTTGCTTTTATTAGAAAAATATATATTGATAAAAATTCTTTAGAGATGGATGAAATTAGAGGTGGTATTGATGATTAA
- a CDS encoding Na(+)/H(+) antiporter subunit B, whose amino-acid sequence MKKFISAFLTLVIAFFVFSLLYDSQSMFPKYGEKDLSKIVSQRYIEKNVDEERPYPETGSANIVTSIVVNYRSFDTLGELTVLFISALGVSLLLNVGGERIKFRIKPNFILKAGVRIITGIILIVGVYIFVHGHLTPGGGFPGGAMIASSILLMYLSDDNFKEKMNAFNVLEGTSGILIIVLGLIGLFAFNSFLYNFLPSGNIGELFSAGLTPILYVLIGLKVGSELSNIVGNFLFEGGEA is encoded by the coding sequence ATGAAAAAATTTATCTCTGCTTTTTTGACACTTGTTATTGCTTTTTTCGTTTTTTCTTTATTGTATGATTCACAAAGCATGTTTCCAAAATACGGCGAGAAAGATTTAAGTAAAATAGTTTCCCAAAGATATATTGAAAAAAATGTAGATGAAGAAAGGCCTTATCCGGAAACTGGTTCAGCGAACATTGTTACTTCAATTGTGGTTAATTATAGATCTTTTGATACTTTAGGAGAATTAACAGTATTATTTATTTCTGCACTTGGTGTTTCTTTGCTTTTAAATGTTGGGGGAGAAAGAATAAAGTTCAGAATTAAACCTAATTTCATCCTCAAAGCAGGGGTAAGAATAATTACAGGAATAATATTGATTGTTGGAGTTTATATATTCGTTCATGGGCACTTAACTCCTGGCGGAGGATTTCCAGGCGGAGCTATGATAGCTTCTTCAATTTTGTTGATGTATCTAAGTGATGATAATTTCAAAGAAAAGATGAATGCTTTTAATGTACTTGAAGGAACTTCGGGTATTTTAATAATAGTTTTAGGATTAATTGGACTGTTTGCCTTTAATTCATTCTTATACAATTTTTTGCCTTCAGGAAACATAGGAGAACTTTTTAGTGCAGGTTTAACACCTATTTTATATGTTCTTATAGGCTTAAAAGTAGGTTCAGAACTATCTAACATCGTTGGGAATTTTCTTTTTGAGGGGGGAGAAGCATGA
- a CDS encoding DUF4040 domain-containing protein has protein sequence MIDIISIIIGLLMIVFALLAIESKKLLNSVIFLSITSLLSVVEFVIMKAPDVAITQAVIGSGLMTSLFLFTLMSLQKRGEGE, from the coding sequence ATGATTGATATCATCAGCATAATCATAGGGTTGCTAATGATCGTGTTTGCATTATTGGCCATTGAGTCAAAAAAACTGTTAAACTCAGTGATTTTTCTTTCTATAACATCTCTTTTATCAGTTGTAGAATTCGTTATAATGAAGGCACCGGATGTTGCAATAACTCAGGCAGTTATAGGCTCGGGTTTAATGACATCTTTATTTCTCTTTACTTTGATGTCTTTACAAAAGCGTGGTGAGGGTGAATGA
- the mnhG gene encoding monovalent cation/H(+) antiporter subunit G, with translation MSVIGYFLLIVGGIFYFLGGLGIFRMPDIFNRIQAGTKATTLGAFSLILGVGFLNPSWLLKTIILVIFMTITNPVGSSALARASYLYKSKTTKLQKDDLKLLYQEQEMRKDD, from the coding sequence ATGAGCGTTATAGGATATTTTCTTTTAATCGTAGGTGGAATTTTTTATTTTTTAGGAGGTTTAGGAATTTTTAGAATGCCTGATATCTTCAACAGAATTCAAGCAGGAACCAAAGCAACAACTTTAGGAGCGTTTTCTTTGATATTAGGTGTTGGTTTTTTAAATCCATCCTGGCTTTTAAAAACAATTATTTTGGTTATTTTTATGACGATAACAAATCCTGTTGGTAGCTCAGCCTTAGCAAGAGCTTCTTACCTATACAAGTCAAAAACAACAAAATTACAGAAAGATGATTTAAAGTTATTATACCAAGAACAGGAGATGAGGAAAGATGATTGA
- a CDS encoding monovalent cation/H+ antiporter complex subunit F — MIEIIVFCLIGGGVLFSVLRMIIGPEVTDRIVSLDTVNVMVTGIIVLFAFVFKNEIYLDIAIVYGVLSFLETVVLSRYLEAKK; from the coding sequence ATGATTGAGATTATTGTGTTTTGTTTAATAGGTGGAGGAGTTTTATTCTCTGTTTTACGCATGATAATCGGTCCAGAAGTAACAGATAGAATCGTTTCCTTAGATACTGTGAACGTTATGGTTACTGGAATTATTGTTTTATTTGCTTTTGTTTTCAAAAATGAGATATACCTTGATATCGCGATAGTATATGGAGTTCTTTCTTTTCTAGAAACTGTAGTTCTTTCTAGATATTTGGAGGCGAAAAAATGA